In the Halosolutus gelatinilyticus genome, CGGATCGGTCGAAGAACGAGGTGAAAAACGAACTCCGACGGCTCGTCGAACGGGATTACAACCGACCGAGCGTCGTCATCTGGAGTCTCTACCACGAGGAGTGGGGGATCGGACACGCCGAGTCAGAGGAGACGCTCTGGACCGACGAGACGAAACGGACGCACCTCGCGTCGCTGGTCGAAACGGTTCGAGAGTGGGACCCGACGCGGCTCGTCTGCGACAACTCCGGGTGGGCCCACGTCGCCACCGACCTCAACGATTACCACTGGTACTGCATCAGTCCCGATCGGGCGACCGAGTGGATCGAGAATCTGGAACACGCGCTTCACCACAGAGGGGACAACTACGCCACGCAGCGCTGGTCCGACGGCGACGCGCCGGTCGTGGTCTCGGAGTTCGGCGTCCTCTCGTTTCCGCCGCTGCCCGCGCTCGTCGACCACTACGGTCGAGAGCCGGCGTGGTTCTCCCACGAGTTCCTCTCGGATCCCGTCAAGCGGCCGAGCGGCGTCCAGGATCGGTTCGTCGAGACCGGTCTCGACGGCGTCTTCGAAACGCTCGAGGACCTCGCCGAGTCCTGGCAACACCGTGCGATCGTCTCGCTCGAGCACATCCTCGGCGAGTTTCGAACGCGCGACGAAATCGCCGGGTTCGTGCTGACGCAACTGTACGACACCGAGTGGGAGGTCACCGGCCTGCTCGATTACTGCCGAAACGAGAAGTCCTTCTACGACGACTTCGCGGCGATTAACGCCGACGTGACGCTCGTCGCGACGGTCGATTCGCACGTCGCGTGGGCCGGAGCGGTTCGAGAACTCGAGATCGCGCTCGTCAACGATACCGCCGACCGCGTCGTCGAAGAGATCGAGTGGGAGTTCGACGGGCGGAGCGAAACCCGACAGTTGAGCGCACCCCCGCACTCCGTGGTGGAACTGGACCCGGTCCGGATTTCGACCCCGCAGGTCGAGTCGGTTCGAACGGAAAACGTGACGGTTCGCGGACTCTCCGAGACGGATCTGTCGCTCGCAGAGCCGATCGTCGTCGTCCCGTCGCCGCCGCGCGCGCCGCCGGAGGCGTTGGTGTTCGCCACGGGAGCGCTCGCTTCGCGGCTCGCTTCGGCGGGACTCGACGTTACGCACCGACTCACTCCCGATGTCGACGTCGCGTTCGTGACGGACACGACCGCAGAGGTCGTCGAGTTCGTCTCGAACGGGGGCACCGCCGTACACGTGCCGGACCGGCAGGGAGAGATGCAGGGCACCGAATTCTTCGAGTTCCGGACGCTCCCCCGGACGGACAGTTGGAACAACACGGCGTCGTTTTTCTATCAGGACTCGCCGCTCGTAGACGAGTTCTGTTCGAACCGCCACCTCGGGTGGGAGTTCGAAGACGCCTATCCGTACGAGATCGTCGCGGACGTAGCGCCGGACCGGGACACCGTCCACGTCGGCTACGTCCGCGGGTGGCTGGCCGACCGGGGGAGTCCGCTCCTCGAGCGGTCCGTCGATGGCGGCCGGGTCGTCGCGTGTACGTTCCGCGTCCAAACGACCGCTGGATCGCATCCGGTCGTTACCGGGTTGTTGTTCGGACTCGTCGAGTATCTCGCCCGAACGGACTAGGCCGGCTCGTCCGGAAACGCGATGTCGCCCGTTCATCGCCGGGTACACGTCTAATCCGCGGTGAGGACGGCGATGAGTTCCGTTTCCGGGACAATCTATATGTGACGGTAACTGTAATTGCAAATATGGCAAAATCAGCGTCTTCTATCCGGTCCGTCAGCCGGACGCTCAGGATCTTGGAGGTCATTCAGGAACTCGACGGGGCGACCATCACGGAGATCACGGAGCGGGTCGACATCGGACGAAGCGCGGTGTACAACTACCTGGCGACGCTCGAGGACGAGGAGTACGTCGACAAAGACGGCGAGGAGTACCACATCGGCCTGCCGTTTTTCGGCCTCGGTTCGTACGCGAGAAACCGAGTCCCCGTCTACGACACCGCGCAGCCGCAGGTCGATCGACTCGCCGACGAGACGGGGGAACTCGTGACGCTGTTCGTCGAGAAGAACGGACTCGGAGTGTACCTATACCGTGCAAGCGGGACGAACGGGATCGAACTGGACACGCACGAAGGAGAACCCGTGTCGCTCCACAGTACGGCGCCTGGCAAGGCCATTCTCGCGTTCCGTCCTCGGTGCGAAGTCGACGACATCGTCTCGGAACACGGCTTGCCGGCGGTTACGTCGAACACGATCACGACGAGGGAGGACCTCCACGCGGAACTGGACGCGATCCGCGAACGGGGATACGCGGTGAGCCACGAGGAACAGTGGGCCGGGCTGCGATCTATCGCGGCACCCGTCACCGACGACAACGACCGAAGCATCGCGTCGATCGGCATCTCCTGTCCGGTTCACAGGGTCGACGACGATCGACTTTACGACGACTGTGTGAACGCGCTCCTGGGCGCGGCGAACGTGATCGAACTCGAGTACAACTACGCGTAGTGCCGGTTCGGCCCGGTTCGGATCGACCGAATCCGTCACCGCGCGCTGGAGGAGCCTCCGCTCGGGAACGCTCGCTCGAGAGCGCTATCACTATCTCATCGCCGTCGAATCGGCGGCGACGCTGCGTCGACTCGGCCGTGCGGCGGTGACCCCGAAACGCGAACGCCGGGAAACGCTTATACTGGCGTCGATCAGTGTGCATCGATATGGCACGGTCAGCGACAGTCAAGCGCGAGCGGATCGTCGACGAGCTAACGAGTCGATCGCTGGAGGAGCTCTGGCTCCTCCGCCCCGAGAACGTCGCCTGGTTTACGGGCGGTAACGTCGTGGTCGACGCGGCGAGCGACGTCGGCGTCGCCGCGGTCGGCGTTCCCGCCGACGACGGACCCGTTCGGCTCCTGGCGCCGAACAACGAGATCGATCGCGTCCGCGAGGAGGAACTGCCGTCGCTCGAGGCGGCCGGGATCGACGTCGAGGCCGAACGGTACGAGTGGCACGAGTCGGCACTTCCGACAGCCGTCGTCGATCGGCGTCGATCGCCCGCGGGTGCTGACGTGCCGATCGACGGGCTGACGACGGTCGATCCGTCCTCGCTCAGGACGCCGCTGCCGGAGAGCGAACTCGATCGCTATCGACGAGCGAGCCGCGAAACGACGCGGGCCGTGGAGGCGGTCGGGGCCGACCTGACTCCCGAGACGACCGAACGAGAGGCGGCGGCGGCGCTTCGGAGCGAACTCGCGCGGCGCGGGTTCGCCGCGCCGGTCGTTCTCGTCGGCGGCTCGGAGCGCGCAGTTGAACAGCGACACTTCACTCCCACGAACGCGCCCCTGGATCGGTTCGGTCACCTGACGGTCGTCGCCGAGCGCGGCGGGCACAACGTCGCGGTCACGCGAACGGTCGCGTTCGATCCGCCGGCGTGGCTCCGCGAGCGACACGAGGGGGCGTGTCGCGTCGCCGCGACGGCCGCAGCCGCGACGCTCGAGGCTGTGCGCGCAGACGCACCTGCAAAAGCTATCTTCGAAGCGATTCGAAGAGCGTACGCCGACGCCGGCTATCCGGACGAGTGGCGACGCCACCACCAGGGCGGTGCGATCGGGTACGAGAGCCGCGAGTGGACCGCGGGTCCTGACTCGACGACCGCCGCCCTCGCACCCATGCCGTACGCGTGGAATCCGACGATTCGGGGTGCGAAGTGCGAGGATACGATCCTCGTCGACCGCGACGGCATCGACGTGGTCACGTCGACCGGCGAGTGGCCGACGAGCGCGTACGACGCCGTCGGATTCGACGTCTCAGTATCGTTTCACGATCCGCTCGCGATCGAGGAGTAGCGCCGTCCCGCGATTCGCGATCGCCGCAAGAACGATCGAAACGGCGGAAGAGCGGAGGAATAGACGGCCACGGGCCGAGAGAGCGACCGTTCGCGAAACGGGATATCGACTTCGGTTCTTGCGGTTCGCGGGCGCTTTCACCGCGGTATCGCCACCGGTCGATCGGCCGATCAACCGACCAGAACGCGAGCGACCGACGACGACTCGAGCGTCAGCGTCAGCGCTTCGTCCTCGAGCGTCACCTCGCGTTCGTCGATCTCGTAGACCTCGAGGCCGGTCCACTCGTACCACGATTCGGGGTAGTCGCCGAGGCCCTCCTGTAAGTCGTGCGGATCGTCCGTCGGGCGCTGGACGATCACGGTCGCGTCCGCGCCGTCAAACGCTTCGGGTACCTCGAGCGTCACGTCGGCCGCGCTCCGTAGGTTCCGGTTCGTGAGGAACGTACAGAGTTCGTCGTCCATCGATGTCGTCATCGACGTTGCGTCGACGTACGGCACGTCGTCCATCGCTCGGATTCGGGCGCCGGTTTCGGGAATGTCTCGCGTTTCTCCGTCGACGGACGCGTCGATCACGTTCCACGTCCGGTCGCCGTCGAAAACGTTCGCGTACAGGGAGAGCGTGTAGCCGACCGGTAGCAGCGGGTTGGGGTTCGCCGGATGCTCGACGTGCTCGGGCGGGAACATGCGTACGGGAAGGTGCGTGTGGCTGGCTCGCCGCAACTGCTCGCTCCGCCTAATGAAGGCGTTGTACATCCCCGCGACGTAGGAGGCGCCGGCCATCGTCGGCATGCCGGGCCACGGATCGCCCTCGGCGACCGTCGGGTACAGGCCCCACTCGCCGACGATGAACTCGAGGTCCTCGAGGCCGTACGAGGCCGCCGTCTCGGCGGTCTCGGCGAGAAGCTGGCCGAACTGCGTCGGGAACGCGATCAGGACTTCGTTGTAGTCGAGCGCGTCGGCGTCGTTCGCGTCCTTCCACTCCTCGACGCTGCCGGGATCCTCCGCCCGAATGCCCCAGTTGTAGCGGTGCATGCCGATTCCGTCCATCTCGTCGCCGACGGTCTCGAACAGCGTTTCGTTCCAATCGTTGGGATCGGGGACGAGGTTCTCGTCGTCGTACTTGGGATCCATTCCGTCGGGGATGACCGTGATCGAGTCGTCGACGGCGGTCATCGCCTCGATGAATTCGAGGGCGCGCTCGGCGAACTGCTGGGGGTCGTCGGTGCCGCCGGCCTGCCAGCCGCCCCAGACCTCGTTTCCGATCTCCCAGACCTCGACGTCGAAGGGGTCTTCGTAGCCGTGGTCGGCCCGAAGCGCGCCGTACTCGGTGTCCGTCGAGCCGTTACAGTACTCGACCCAGTTGGCGGCGTCCTCGGGCGTGATCGGTTCCGGCGGTTGGAACTCCCTGTCGGTGTCCTCGACCGTGACGCCGACGGTGATCGTCGGTTCGACGTCGGTACGGTCGCAAAACTCGACGTACTCCGCGGTTCCCATGAGGTTCGGATCGAGGCCGTTCCACACGACGTTCGGCCTGATCGGCCGTTTCTCGACCGGACCGATCCCGTCTTCCCACTTGTACGTGCTCGTGACGTTTCCGCCGGGCCACTTCAGCAGCGAGACGTTGCGATCCGCCATGAGATCGATCGTCGTCGGATTGAACTTCCCCGCGACCGCGTCGTCGGGAAGCAGGGAGATCCAGTCGAGATCAACGTATCCGGTCCCCTCGGCGACGATCTCGAGAACGTACTCGCCGTACGGGGAGGCGAAATCGTCCAGCGCGCCGCCCTCGAGTTCGTTCCCGCTTCGCTCCGCGAGCGTCAGTTCGATCCCCTCGTAGCGTCGCCACTCGTCGGTGAGGCCCTCGACGTCCGCGCCGGCGAGGACGTCGCCGTCGGGTGCCGCGAGGCGAACCTCGAGTGCGTCGATCCCGTCGCCGCGAGCCGACAGCGCGAACTCGTAGGTGAGCGTTCGCCAGTCGGGCAGCGGAATCCGCTGTCGAACGCCGCCCGCGGCGTCCTCGAGGACGACTCGCTGGTGGGCGTTGCGCAATTCCCGGTCGACCGCCGGCCAGCCGCCGTCGGACTCCCACGTGCCGAGCCCGCGCACGCCGCCCTCGGCGGGGCGCTCGAACTCGGCGTCGTCGCCCACCGGCTCCCAGGGGAACGGGATCCCGTCGTACTCGCCGACCTCGTCGAAGCCGTAGACGTGCGAGACGTGATCCGGTTGGACCTGTCCCCAGGCGACGAACGAGGTGTTCGTGACGTGCTCCGCGTAGATCCCGGGATAGATCTCGTGTGCACCGTAGTGTTCGGCGAAGCGACCGAACAGCGTTTCCGGAACCTCGCGGTCGCTTCGCTCGTCCGGATCCACCGTCACCGTCGTCTCGAACGGCCCGTCCGGATCACCGTTCTCGTCGCCCGTCCCGTCGGTTCGCTCCTCGCCGCCATCGGAGACGAGCTCGGCACACCCGGCTATCAGCCCCGTCGCCGTTGCGGCCTGGACGCCGAGATACCGTCTTCGAAGCATCGAGCTATGCGACTCGGATTCGTTGCTATCCCTTCGCATACGCTCATCAACATTCTCCAGTGACATATTAGTTTCCAACGATTATACGAAAGGGCGTATCCGTGGGTTGTGAATCGGCGATCGAGTCGACGAGAACAGGGGTAGGACCGGTCGGCTACCGCCCGGCGGACGACTCGAGTCGACCGGCGAGCAGTTCGTCGAGGAGCGCGGTCGCGGTCGGATGATCGCCGTAGGCGTCGGCGACGCGGAACGTACACACCCGAACGGTGCCCTCGCCGTAGTCGCGGGTCGCGATCGCCGCCGACGGATTCGCCAGCCACCCCTCGACGTAGCCGACGCCAACGTCGTCGTCCTCGGTCACGGCCGCGACCGCGTACGGATACAGCCCGTCCAGTTCCCAGCCGGGAACCGGCCCGAGCAGTCGCTCGAGTCGGTCGTCAACGGTGTACAGCAGCGACGCGACGAGGTTCCAGCTCTCGTCTTCGGGCAGGTCGCCGTATTCGAAGACCGACGAGTCGGTCACGGAATCGTCCCGACCCGCCACCAACAGGACGTCGCCGCCGCTGCGGGCGTACTCGAGGACCGCGTCCGTAGTCTCCCCGACGACGGCGACGGCGACGGAGTCGTCGAGGCGATCCGTGACTGTCGCGCCGCGTCGATCGAGTTCGTTCCGGAGCGACTCGTTTTCGACGTAGACTGAGCCGCCGACCGATTCGGGGAACTCGGAACGGGAAACGACCGTCACCGGCTCGTCGGTTCGCGCGTCGCCGAACTCGACGGTAACCGTCACCGTCTCGATCGTGCCGTCAACGGCCGGCGCATCGACGGTAACGAGGTCCTCGGCGCGAACCGCCGACGCGGCGTTGACGGCGACCGTTCGTCGTCCCGATTCGCCGGCGGCGGTCCACGATAGCTCCGCCTCGAGCCGGTCGGTCGTGTCGTTGACGACGACCGCGTCCGCCGCGATCGGTTCGTCCTCCCGGACGGTTCGGGACTCGAACTCGAGTTGCACCGCGACCGGCGCGTTGACGCGGGCGAACTCCTCGGCGAACGCCTTCGACTCGCGCCGGTAGTCGAGGATCCCGTTGAACTCCCACTCGATGTCGGAGAATTCCGTGATGACGTAGCCGGCGATGCCCTCGTGGGCGCGCATCTGTTCGATGACGTCCGCGTTCGACCGCAACTGTCGGCGCTGCCAGGCCTCCATCAGTTCCCGGAAGTCGTTGAACGCCTCGCTGAGCGCGGTCTCGTCGAAGCGGTCGCGGTAGCCGTCGGGCCGTTTCAACCCCTCCTCGAGGAACTCGTAGTCGAACCACGGCGGCCGTTCGCCGTAGTACTCCTCGATCGCGGACGCATCGCACAGCCCCCACGTCCCGAACTCGGAGATGATGGCCGGCGCGTCGCGGGGATCGGTCTCGGCGGCCGCGTAGTTGTCCGCCGGGTCCTCGACGATCCGGTCGAGGTCGTCCGCCCACGCGTCGGCGCGGTCGGGACTGACGAAGTAGCGGTGGTAATCGTTGAGGTCGGTGGCGACGTGGGCCCACCCGGAGTTGTCGCAGACGAGCCGCGTCGGATCGGCCGCTTTCGTCTCCTCGTACAGCGCGGCGAGGTACTCCTGTTTCTCCTCGTCCACCCACAGGGAAGTTTCGACGTCGAGGCCCTGCGGATTGCCGATCCCCCACTCCTCGTTGTAGATGCTCCAGACGACGACGCTCGGTCGGTTGTAATCGCGCTCGATCAGTCCCTCGAGTTGCTCGCGCACCTCGCGTTTCGACCGCTCGGAGTGGACCGTCGGGTTCGCCGGCTCCTCCCAGACGAGGAGGCCGAGTCGGTCCGCCTGCTCGAGGAAGTCCGGATGGGCCGGTTTGATGTGCTTTCGAAGCAGGTTGAAGCCGAGTTCCTTGGCCGTTCGGACCTCGTCTTCGAAGCAGTCGTCGCCGAACGGACGGTACAGCGTCTTCGGGTAATAGCCCTGCTCGAGCGCGCCGCGAATGGGGTACGGCTCGCCGTTCAGGTACACCCGTCCGTCGCGGGCCTCGACGCTGCGCATCCCGAAGTACTCCTCGTACCGATCGCGGACCGTTCCGTCGCGCTCGAGTTCGACGCGGACGTCGTAGAGCGCGGGCGTCTCGGGCGTCCAGTAATCGGGGTCGTCGAGCGAGACCGCAATCGAAGCCGATCCGTCGGCGTCGAGGGTCGTCGCGGCGGTGGCGGCTTCGGCGCCCGACTCCTCGCGGGCGACCGTTACCGTCGCAGTGACGTCGTCGACTGGAAGATCCGCGCCCGCGGCTTCCCCTACGGTCGTATCGATCTCGAGGTTGACGCTATCGTCCTCGAGATCCGGCGTCGCGCGGACCGTTTCGACGCGGCTGGCGGGGACGAATTCGAGGGTAACGTCCTGCCAGATCCCGCTGACGCGCTGGTACCACGGCTCGCCCTGCTTCCCGTGAGGGATCTCGCTGATGTCCGCCGGGTCGGTCGCTTCGACGACGATCTCGTTTTCGCCGTCGACCAGCGCGTCGGTCGCGTCGACCGCGAAGGGGAGGTATCCGCCGCGGTTCGAACCGACCTCGGTGCCGTTGACCCAGACGGTCGCCTCGTAATCGACGGCGCCGAAACGCACCAGCGCCCGGGCCATTCGATCCGTTTCGTCGATCGTCCCCTTGAGGTCGACCGTCCGTCGATACCACGCGGTTCCGGTGTACTCGCGGTAGGCCTCACGCTCCTGCCAGGCGTGTGGGACTTCGACCGGCTCCGCTCGATCGGGCCACGACTCGCCGCCGTCGTACCAGTTGCCGTCCCGACCGCTCTCGTCCGGATCCGTGACGAACTGCCACGATCCGTTCAGTTCGATGCGCCGCCGATAGCCGTCAGCTTGAGTGGTCGTCATTGAGATGTAGGTTCATATCCGTCTCGGTATCAGTGGTAATCGCTAACCGAAAGCGCGGGCGGCCGCCTCAGGCGGCCTCTTCGGGTTCGGTCTCAGTCGCGGAAGCGGTGCGTCTCGTTCGCATGTCTGCGAGCAGGTTCTCGCCGGTCCGGCCGTCGAAAAGGTGAATGTCCGTGGGATCGAACGCGAGTTCGACCCGGTCGCCGACGTCGGGTTTCACGTCTCCCGGCACGCGAACGCGACACTCGGCGCCCTCGATGTCCAGGTAGACGAAGTTGTCGCTGCCCGCGACCTCGACGACTTCCACGGTCGCCGTGATCGCGTTGGCTCCGCCCACGCCGTATTCGATGTCTTCGGGACGGATCCCCAGCTCGAGGTCGTCGCCGGTCGTCGCGTCGCGGACCTCGTCGACGATCGACGCGGGGAGGTCGTACTCGAATCCCTCGGCGACGAGCGTCGAGTCGGTTAGCGCGACGTCGAAGAAGTTCATCGCCGGGCTACCGATGAAGTCGGCGACGAATCGGTTGGCGGGGTTGTTGTACACCTCCTCCGGCGTCGCGAATTGCTGGAGTTCGCCGCCCTTGAGGACGATGATCCGGTCGCTCATCGTCAGCGCTTCGTGCTGGTCGTGCGTGACGTAGATCGTCGTCGTTCCCAGCTCCTCCTGCAGGCGCTGGAGTTCGGTCCGCATGTGGACCTTGAGCTTCGCGTCCAGGTTCGACAGCGGCTCGTCCATCAGGAAGATTTTCGGGTCGCGGACGATGGCGCGGCCGGTCGCGACGCGCTGTTGCTGGCCGCCCGAAAGTTCGCTCGGTTTGCTATTGAGCTGGTCGCCGATTCCCATCATCTCGGCGGTCTCCTCGACGCGGCGGTCGATCTCGTCGTCGGATAGATCCGTCGTCAGCTTCAGCCCGTACGACATGTTCTTCCGGACGGTCATGTGCGGGTACAGCGCGTAGTTCTGGAATACCATCGCGATGCCGCGGTTCTGCGGTTCGACGCCCTTGATGCTCTCGTCGCGGATCTTGATGTCGCCAGCGGTGATCTCCTCGAGGCCGGCGATCATCCGCAGCAGGGTCGATTTACCCGATCCCGAGGGGCCGACGATGGTGATGAACTCGCCGTCCTCGATGTGGGCGTTGAACTCCTCGATGGCGACGAAGTCGTCGAGGTAGACCTTTCGCACGTCGTCGAACGTGACCGATGCCGAGTCCGAGTCCGCTGCCGATGCTGATTCCGTTGTCGATACCGTGTCGACGGTGTTGTCGTGAGTCTCGCTCATTGTCGTAGCTCCGTGTGTTTCGCGTCGTTGGTGATCGCGTCGATCGTAGGCGGTAGCGCCGGCGTTTGTGCCGGTGCTACCGCTGGTTCGCCCGCCGACGGGAACGAAGACGGGGAATTCGTACGCGTTCGCGGTCGAGCGGCGGCGCCGATCACGGATCGGACACCTCCGCGGCGATCCGATCCGTCTCGGAGAGGCTCGTCACGAAGTCGACGTGGAGCGCGAACGCAACGCCCGCGAACAGCAGCGCCACGGCGACGGTCAGCACCGAGGTGACGGCGAAGAGCACGACCGTCACGACGCCGAGCGCCACCGCGCCGACGGCGTGGCGTGCGGTCCAACGGTAGCCGTCCGCGAACGCCGCGAACGCGGACTTTCCCTCCGCCAATCCCAGCAAGGTCGGGATGGAGACCAGCCCCGCGTAGAGGCCTGCGTACGTACAGCCGAGTGCGAGCAGCCCCGCTGGGACCGTCCCGCTCGCGAGGTACGCGAGCGCGTAGTTCACCGCGACCGTGACGAGCACGAGCGGAACCAGCGCCAGCAGCGTCGCGTGGACGAACTGCTCACGGACGGTTTCGAGCACCGCCGCTCGATCGATGCCGTCGCCGTCCTCGCGAAGCGAGAGGACGGCGCGGTAGGCGCCGACCGTCGCCGGCCCGAGCGTCACGAGCGGCACGGCGGCGAGGAACCAGGCGACGCTGATCCCGATCACCGACACGAGGTTCGCCCAGACGAACCGCGCGGTTCGCTCGAGCGAGGCGTACATCGGGTCGAGGTCGGACGAGTGCGTTCGCGTCATGGTCGTGTTCATTTGGTCGTCCCCTGCATTTCGACGGCCCTGACGAGGTGTTTCTGCATCACCAAGAAGACCAGCAAGAGCGGGACGGAGGCGACGACCGCCGAGGTCATGATGACGCCGGGTTCGGTCACGCCGAGGTTGTCCTGCAGGGTCACCAGGCCGATCGGGAGCGTGTACATCGCGTCGTTCTGGAAGATCAACAGCGGCCAGACGAAGGCGTTCCACGTCCAGATGAAGATGAACAGCCCGAGCGCCGCCAGCGCCGACCGCATGAGCGGCAACACGATGTGGGTGAAGATCCGGAGTCTCGAGAACCCGTCGAGGCGGGCCGCCTCCTCCAGCTCTTCGGGGATGTCCTTGAAGAACTGGACGAGCATGAACACGCCGAGCGGGTTGGCGGCGCTCGGGAGGACGACGCCCCAGACGGAGTTGACGAGGCCGAGTTCGCTCACGATGATGTAGACCGGCACGAGGTTGACGATGCCGGGCACCATGAAACTCGCCACGATGACCGCGAAGATGGCGCGGCGGCCGGGCCAGTCGAGCCGGGTCAGCGAGTACGCGATCATCGCGTCGATCAGAACCACGACGACGGTCGTTACCCCGGCCAGAATGAGCGTATTGACGGTCCACTGGACGATCAGCGAGTTCGTAAGCAGATAGTCGTACCAGTACAGGGTCATCTCCCACGGGATCAGGTACGGCACCTCGGAGTAGACCAGATCGCGAGTCATGAACGACGTCGCGAACATGTACCAGTACGGGATAAGAAAGAGGAACGCCATCCCGTACAGACCGGCGTAGAGGGCGATCGTCCGAAGCCGATCGTTCGTCAGCGAGAGGTCGTCGAAGAGCCCGCGCGATTCGACGCTCATCGGTTATCACCTCCGAGGAAGTAGTAGCTGGTCGCTGACACGGCGATCAGAATCATGAACAGGACGTAGCCGACCGCGGCGGCGTACCCGAACTGTCGGCCGGTAAACGCCGTATCGTAGAGGTAGAGGACGATCGTCGTCGTCGAGAACGACGGACCGCCGTTGGTCATGATGAACGGCTGTCCGAACACCTGGAACGAGCCGACGAACGTCACGATGACGACGAAGATCAACGGATTCTGCATCTGCGGAATCGTGATGTCGCGCATCATCCGCCACGTGCTCGCGCCGTCCAGTTTCGCCGCCTCGTAGAGACGATCCGAAACGTTCTGGCGCGCGGCCAGCAGGATGATGAAGTTAAACGCCAGCTGCCACCAGATCGTCGCGATAGCGATGGCGGGCATCGCGAGACTGTGGGAAGTCAACCAGTTGCCGCCGCCGACGTAGTACGGGACGAGTCCCGAGGCGCTGAAGATCTCCGTCCAGAGGAGACCGACGACCGCGACGGTCAGCACGTACGGGCTGAAGAAAATCGTCCGTAACAGCCACTGTCCCTTCACGTCGCGGTTGACGCCGAGCGCCAGGAACAGCGAGCCGACGACGATCGGCGGCACCGTCAGGACGACGAAGTAGACGGTGTTTCGCAACGCGTTCCAGAAGTCCGGATCCGAAAGCAGGACCTGGTAGTTCTCGAAGCCGATGAACTGCGACTGGGCGGGATCGAGCGCGTTCCAGTCGTGTAAGCTCATGTACAGCGCCAGCAGCAGCGGTCCGAAGAGGAAGGTCCCGGCGATCAGGAGATAGGGGAGCGCGAAGGTACCCCCTGCAATCAGCTCGCGGACCCACGACTGCGAGAGGTCGACGAGTCCCGATTCGTCCGCGTTCGCGTCGGTTTGTTGGGTTGCTTGTGCCATGATTATCTCCTGTTAAACGTTTGTCTGACGCCCTCGGTCGCGGTTTCGATCACTTCCTCCGGCGCCATGTTTCCGGCGCGCATGTCGTCGAGCGGCTGGTAGATCTGCTCCGTGTACTCTTCGACGTTCGGCGTCGCGGGCGGGCGGATGAACTGATCGTTCTCCACCATGTTGAAGAACGTCTCGAGGGTCTGGCTCCAGGTGTCCGACTCCCGAAGGCCGTCGCTCTCGATCGCCGCCTCGCTGGCAGGGAGGTGACCGGCCTCGGATCCCCACCGGGCGTTGAACTCCTGTGAAAGCAAGCGGACGGTCTCGATTGCGTCCTCGAGTCGCGCCTGGTCTCGTTCGTCGCTCTGGGGAATAATCAGCATGTGACTGTCCCCGACCGTCACCGGATCGTCCGCATCCGGCATGATGAACGGCTCGGTCATCCCGAAGTCGAAGCCCGCTTCGCGGACGACGCTGATGTGCCAGGTGCCCTCGATCTTCATCCCGACCTCGCCGCGATTCCACGCGTCCCAGCCGGTTCCGGGGTCGACGGGCGCCCACTCGTGTTCGTGGACCCAGTCGTGCATCTCCTGGACGACCGCGTGGCCGTCGTCGGTGTCGAAGGCGGGTTCGTAGTCCTCGGTCAGGATTTGGCCGCCTCGGCCGTGAAGTAACATTCGCATGACTTCGGCGTGGAACTGGCCGTCGAAGTAGTCGAAGGCGTAGTGGTCCGTGTTCTCGAGGATCGCGTTGGCAGCCTCGTAAAACCGGTCCGGCGTGTTCGGCGGCTTCTCCGGATCGAGACCAGCCTCCTC is a window encoding:
- a CDS encoding carbohydrate ABC transporter permease — protein: MSVESRGLFDDLSLTNDRLRTIALYAGLYGMAFLFLIPYWYMFATSFMTRDLVYSEVPYLIPWEMTLYWYDYLLTNSLIVQWTVNTLILAGVTTVVVVLIDAMIAYSLTRLDWPGRRAIFAVIVASFMVPGIVNLVPVYIIVSELGLVNSVWGVVLPSAANPLGVFMLVQFFKDIPEELEEAARLDGFSRLRIFTHIVLPLMRSALAALGLFIFIWTWNAFVWPLLIFQNDAMYTLPIGLVTLQDNLGVTEPGVIMTSAVVASVPLLLVFLVMQKHLVRAVEMQGTTK
- a CDS encoding carbohydrate ABC transporter permease, with protein sequence MAQATQQTDANADESGLVDLSQSWVRELIAGGTFALPYLLIAGTFLFGPLLLALYMSLHDWNALDPAQSQFIGFENYQVLLSDPDFWNALRNTVYFVVLTVPPIVVGSLFLALGVNRDVKGQWLLRTIFFSPYVLTVAVVGLLWTEIFSASGLVPYYVGGGNWLTSHSLAMPAIAIATIWWQLAFNFIILLAARQNVSDRLYEAAKLDGASTWRMMRDITIPQMQNPLIFVVIVTFVGSFQVFGQPFIMTNGGPSFSTTTIVLYLYDTAFTGRQFGYAAAVGYVLFMILIAVSATSYYFLGGDNR
- a CDS encoding extracellular solute-binding protein, encoding MPTGNSNRGETILRPPDRGQSRRVSRRRFLQATGVAGVSAIAGCTGYTGYIGSSRDGVEYWTLFGGGDGTVMEAMVDEINESDEYDGLRINRQRVPWDEHYGRLYTSMVGGNPPDVAVMHSRMMRDYEDSIVSVTDEIGTDPYLEEVAQGGVVDGEQLAVPLDTHPFGLYYNKEIFEEAGLDPEKPPNTPDRFYEAANAILENTDHYAFDYFDGQFHAEVMRMLLHGRGGQILTEDYEPAFDTDDGHAVVQEMHDWVHEHEWAPVDPGTGWDAWNRGEVGMKIEGTWHISVVREAGFDFGMTEPFIMPDADDPVTVGDSHMLIIPQSDERDQARLEDAIETVRLLSQEFNARWGSEAGHLPASEAAIESDGLRESDTWSQTLETFFNMVENDQFIRPPATPNVEEYTEQIYQPLDDMRAGNMAPEEVIETATEGVRQTFNRR